From Drosophila nasuta strain 15112-1781.00 chromosome X, ASM2355853v1, whole genome shotgun sequence, one genomic window encodes:
- the LOC132796877 gene encoding actin-related protein 2/3 complex subunit 3 encodes MPAYHSEIEEFQRKVGNMAILPLRTKVRGPAPSVNTDNDIIDDSLNYFKANVFFRTYEVKSEVDRVLIYITLYITECLKRLERCPNKEQGKQDLYSLAIAKFSLPGDAGFPLNSVYAKPDNADLMREYLLQLRQETGLRLLEKVFNTDDGKPNKWWICFAKKRFMNKSLSGPGGVHFD; translated from the exons ATGCCA GCTTATCATTCAGAGATCGAGGAATTCCAGCGGAAAGTGGGTAATATGGCCATTTTGCCGCTGCGAACAAAAGTACGGGGGCCAGCGCCCAGTGTGAATACTGATAACGACATCATTGATGACTCACTGAATTATTTCAAAGCGAACGTTTTCTTTCGCACATATGAAGTTAAG TCGGAAGTGGATCGTGTTCTTATCTACATAACGCTCTACATAACCGAATGCTTAAAACGTCTCGAGCGTTGTCCCAACAAAGAGCAGGGCAAACAGGATTTATATTCGTTGGCTATAGCGAAATTCTCCTTACCTGGCGACGCTGGTTTTCCATTGAACTCGGTCTATGCCAAGCCGGATAATGCCGATTTAATGCGTGAATATCTGCTGCAATTGCGCCAGGAAACCGGTCTCCGATTGCTGGAGAAGGTCTTTAATACGGACGATGGTAAACCGAATAAATGGTGGATCTGCTTTGCTAAAAAACGCTTCATGAACAAGAGTCTTTCGGGACCGGGAGGAGtacattttgattaa
- the LOC132796875 gene encoding uncharacterized protein LOC132796875, protein MKKKTKSLPPPPQNAEESEDDVEQPQEDNEIEKDDDNDEDDDEMDLANFNASAKAATATVPKKRKKGIIYISNIPKHMNVTRMREILSDFGKVGRIYLQPEKQPGGPDKAKKKNKRKKYNIHFTEGWVEFESKRIAKQIVPLLNNKQISTRKKSQFYDSLWSMKYLPRFKWVHLTERMNYEQAVHKQRLQTEVSQARKETTFFQNNLDKSEHLKKLAKKAKKLEKA, encoded by the exons atgaagaagaaaacaaaatcgCTGCCGCCGCCTCCACAAAATGCTGAGGAAAGCGAGGACGATGTGGAGCAGCCACAGGAAGACAACGAAATTGAGAAGGACGACGATAACGACGAAGACGATGATGAAATGGACTTGGCCAATTTCAATGCATCCGCCaaagcggcaacagcaacagtgccAAAGAAACGGAAAAAGGGCATCATCTATATATCAAATATCCCCAAACACATGAATGTGACGCGAATGCGTGAAATACTCAGTGACTTCGGCAAAGTGGGACGCATCTATTTGCAGCCCGAAAAGCAACCAG GCGGCCCAGACAAggcaaagaagaagaataagcGCAAAAAGTACAATATACATTTCACCGAGGGATGGGTAGAGTTTGAATCGAAACGCATTGCCAAACAAATTGTGCCGCTGCTCAACAATAAGCAGATATCAACGCGGAAGAAGTCGCAGTTCTATGACTCGCTGTGGAGCATGAAGTATCTGCCACGCTTCAAATGGGTGCATCTCACCGAGCGTATGAACTACGAACAGGCGGTGCACAAGCAACGCTTGCAGACGGAGGTCTCGCAGGCGCGCAAGGAGACCACATTCTTCCAGAACAATCTGGATAAGAGCGAACACCTCAAGAAGTTGGCTAAGAAAGCTAAGAAGCTGGAAAAAGCGTAG